In Rhododendron vialii isolate Sample 1 chromosome 9a, ASM3025357v1, the following are encoded in one genomic region:
- the LOC131301874 gene encoding kirola-like isoform X1, with protein sequence MQNILSGFLGCCSKYFNKEMGLSGKMVRDVEIKSDGDVFHEIFRYRPHHISTMSPGNIQNVDLHEGDWGTVGSVIFWNYTHDGKEKTAKEVIEAIDEEKKLVRFKVVEGDLLQLYKTFTLTVHVDTKGENNLVTWTLEYEKLNGDVEDPTTLMDVCIVVTKDIETHHLK encoded by the exons ATGCAAAATATACTTTCGGGGTTTCTGGGGTGTTGCTCGAAGTATTTTAATAAAGAGATGGGTCTGAGTGGGAAGATGGTAAGGGATGTAGAGATCAAGTCGGATGGAGATGTGTTTCATGAGATCTTTCGATACAGACCACATCATATATCGACGATGTCGCCTGGTAACATTCAAAATGTTGATTTGCATGAAGGCGATTGGGGGACGGTTGGCTCTGTCATCTTCTGGAATTACACTCATG ATGGGAAGGAGAAGACTGCTAAGGAGGTTATTGAGGCAATAGATGAGGAAAAGAAGTTGGTGAGATTCAAGGTTGTTGAAGGAGATCTCCTGCAGCTGTACAAGACCTTCACACTCACTGTTCATGTGGACACAAAGGGGGAAAACAATTTGGTGACATGGACCCTTGAATATGAGAAGCTGAATGGAGATGTTGAAGATCCCACCACACTCATGGACGTGTGTATTGTGGTCACCAAAGACATCGAGACCCACCATCTCAAGTAA
- the LOC131301874 gene encoding kirola-like isoform X2: protein MQNILSGFLGCCSKYFNKEMGLSGKMVRDVEIKSDGDVFHEIFRYRPHHISTMSPGNIQNVDLHEGDWGTVGSVIFWNYTHDGKEKTAKEVIEAIDEEKKLVRFKVAEGDLLQLYKTFIITVHVDTKGENNLVTWTFEYEKLNGNVEDPTTLMDFCIVVTKDIETHHLK, encoded by the exons ATGCAAAATATACTTTCGGGGTTTCTGGGGTGTTGCTCGAAGTATTTTAATAAAGAGATGGGTCTGAGTGGGAAGATGGTAAGGGATGTAGAGATCAAGTCGGATGGAGATGTGTTTCATGAGATCTTTCGATACAGACCACATCATATATCGACGATGTCGCCTGGTAACATTCAAAATGTTGATTTGCATGAAGGCGATTGGGGGACGGTTGGCTCTGTCATCTTCTGGAATTACACTCATG ATGGGAAGGAGAAGACTGCTAAGGAGGTTATTGAGGCAATAGATGAGGAAAAGAAGTTGGTGAGATTCAAGGTTGCTGAAGGAGATCTCCTGCAGCTGTACAAGACATTCATAATCACCGTTCATGTGGACACAAAAGGGGAAAACAATTTGGTGACATGGACCTTTGAATATGAGAAGCTGAATGGAAATGTTGAAGATCCCACCACACTCATGGACTTCTGTATTGTGGTCACCAAAGACATCGAGACCCACCATCTCAAGTAA
- the LOC131301874 gene encoding kirola-like isoform X3 produces MGLSGKMVREVEIKSDGDVFHEIFRYRPHHLSTMSPGNIQNVDLHEGDWGTVGSIIFLNYTHDGKEKTAKEVIEAIDEEKKLVRFKVVEGDLLQLYKTFTLTVHVDTKGENNLVTWTLEYEKLNGDVEDPTTLMDVCIVVTKDIETHHLK; encoded by the exons ATGGGTCTGAGTGGTAAGATGGTAAGGGAGGTAGAGATCAAGTCGGATGGAGATGTGTTCCATGAGATCTTTCGATACAGACCGCATCATCTGTCGACGATGTCGCCTGGTAACATTCAGAATGTTGATTTGCACGAAGGCGATTGGGGGACGGTTGGTTCTATCATCTTCTTGAATTACACTCATG ATGGGAAGGAGAAGACTGCTAAGGAGGTTATTGAGGCAATAGATGAGGAAAAGAAGTTGGTGAGATTCAAGGTTGTTGAAGGAGATCTCCTGCAGCTGTACAAGACCTTCACACTCACTGTTCATGTGGACACAAAGGGGGAAAACAATTTGGTGACATGGACCCTTGAATATGAGAAGCTGAATGGAGATGTTGAAGATCCCACCACACTCATGGACGTGTGTATTGTGGTCACCAAAGACATCGAGACCCACCATCTCAAGTAA